The stretch of DNA GTCACCAGATCGACCGCGTCGACGTGCGGCAGCGCCGCGCGATAGTCGGCCACCGCCCGTGCGGGCGCGACGCCCGCCTTCACCGCGAAGGCGCGCCGCTCCTCGGCGAGATCGGCGACCCATAGCTCGACGCCGAGCTCGGTGAGCACACGCAGGTGCTTCTCGCCCCAGCGGCCCAGCCCGATGAGCAGGACGCGCATCAGCGAGGGGCTCCGGCGCCGCCCAGATCCTCCGCGACCTCGTAATGCAGCAGGCGGTCCTTCATCCAGCGGACCACCATCAGATCGACCGACGCGCGAAACGCGCGGTTGCCGATCCCGTACTTCGACTTCCCGAAGCGGCGCGGCCGGTGATTGACCGGCACTTCGAGCACCCGGTACCCGCGCATCTTGAGGAGGGTCGGGATGAAGCGGTGGAAGCCGCGGTAGAGCGCGAGGTCGCGCAGGCACTCGCGGCGAAAGGCGCGGAAGGTGCAGCCACTGTCCTGGATGGCCTCGTCGCTGAGCGCGTTGCGCACGCGGTTGGCGATGCGCGAGGAGAGGCGGCGCACCAGGGAGTCGCCAGCCGCGCGGTTCACGCGCCAGCCCGTCACCGCGTCCCACTGCTCGAGATATTTGAGCATGCCGGGAATGTCGTGCGGGTCGTTCTGCAGGTCGGCGTCCATGCTCACCACGTAGCGGCCGCGCGCGGTCTTGAAGCCGGCGTCGGTGGCCGCGGTCTCGCCCGCGTTCGCCTTGAGCCGCACCAGGCGCACCCGCGGGTCCTCGTCGCGGAACGCGCGGATGACCTCCGCGCTCCGATCGCGGCTGCCGTCGTCCACGAAGATCACCTCGTAGGCGAGCCCGGTGGGGGCGAGCACGTCGCGGATCTCGGGCCAGAGCAGCGGGAGATTCTCCTCCTCGTTGTAGACAGGAATGACGATGGACAGGTCAGGGGCCGTCATCTGGCTCACGGGCGGTGAAGCGCGCCAGGCTAGACGCGCTCGGTCCGTGGACCGGGGCCCGGCGGCGCGGGGGGCTCGCCCCGCCATTCCGGCACGAGGGACTGGGGCAACCGGAGGCGGTCGAGCACGCGGGCCAGCGTATGGTCGATGATCTCGTCGATCTGCTTCGGACGAGTGTAGAAGGCGGGCATGGGCGGCAGGATCACCGCCCCCATCTCGGCGAGCTGGGTCAGCAGTCGCAGATGCCCCAGATGGAGAGGCGTCTCGCGCACCACAAGGATGAGCGGTCGGCCTTCCTTCAGCGTGACGTCGGCGGCCCGGGCCATCAAGGTATCGCTGAAGCAATGCGCGACCGCGGATGCCGACTTGATGCTGCAGGGGGCAATCACCATCCCGTCGGTCTTGAACGAGCCCGATGCGAGCGCGGCCCCGATGTCCTTGTCGCTGTACTTGCGCGTCGCGAGGGCCTCGACGTCGCGCACCGCCCACTCGGTTTCCTCGGCGATGGTGCGCCGCCCGGCATCGGAGATGACGAGATGGGTCTCGAGTTCGGGCACGGCGCGCAGCAGCTCCAGGAAGCGGATGCCGTAGATCACGCCGGAGGCGCCGCTGATACCGACGACGAGGCGTCTCATAGGCGGAACCGCTTGCGGAACACCTCGTCCCGCGTCTTCTGATAGAGGATCTCCCACTCCGCGCTGCCCTCGGGCGCGGGACGCGAGTACGTGGAGAGGGTGCGGCGCACCTCCTGGTCGATCGACTCCTCGAGCTTGACCTCGTCCTCCAGCACCCGGAACACCTCGGTGCGGAGCTGCCCGCGCACCTTGTCGTCCTCGAGCCCGCGCGCCGACACCGCCTCGGTGGCGGAGAGGTCCGCGACGATGCGGTCGGCGAGCGAGAAGAGGCGCTCGCGGCTCATGCGCGTCACAGCACAAACCCCCGG from Candidatus Methylomirabilota bacterium encodes:
- a CDS encoding UbiX family flavin prenyltransferase, whose product is MRRLVVGISGASGVIYGIRFLELLRAVPELETHLVISDAGRRTIAEETEWAVRDVEALATRKYSDKDIGAALASGSFKTDGMVIAPCSIKSASAVAHCFSDTLMARAADVTLKEGRPLILVVRETPLHLGHLRLLTQLAEMGAVILPPMPAFYTRPKQIDEIIDHTLARVLDRLRLPQSLVPEWRGEPPAPPGPGPRTERV
- a CDS encoding glycosyltransferase family 2 protein; protein product: MTAPDLSIVIPVYNEEENLPLLWPEIRDVLAPTGLAYEVIFVDDGSRDRSAEVIRAFRDEDPRVRLVRLKANAGETAATDAGFKTARGRYVVSMDADLQNDPHDIPGMLKYLEQWDAVTGWRVNRAAGDSLVRRLSSRIANRVRNALSDEAIQDSGCTFRAFRRECLRDLALYRGFHRFIPTLLKMRGYRVLEVPVNHRPRRFGKSKYGIGNRAFRASVDLMVVRWMKDRLLHYEVAEDLGGAGAPR
- a CDS encoding DUF507 family protein; the encoded protein is MSRERLFSLADRIVADLSATEAVSARGLEDDKVRGQLRTEVFRVLEDEVKLEESIDQEVRRTLSTYSRPAPEGSAEWEILYQKTRDEVFRKRFRL